One genomic window of Haliotis asinina isolate JCU_RB_2024 chromosome 4, JCU_Hal_asi_v2, whole genome shotgun sequence includes the following:
- the LOC137280874 gene encoding putative ankyrin repeat protein RF_0381, with the protein MTPVMWAARRGHRELVDLLVKKGANLTLMDDARNNILYWACYGGHLAMVKHILSKDIVDINGKGTDGRTPLMWAAREGNNGMFLLLVSKGGIPSRVDADGNNTLHLACCGGNEKIVDYILLHENVDINGRGESGRTALMVAACRGHGEVFEQLVGKMADFTAADDAGNNVLHSACLGGHKDSVSRVLEQDKVDMNSRGQCGRTPLMMAARNGDKEIFDLLVDVGADATLVDDDRNTILHLASEGGNLHMVEYVLEKMNVDINAKNKRNETAAMRATRGSDVSNLLVESGGVIE; encoded by the coding sequence ATGACACCGGTGATGTGGGCAGCAAGAAGGGGACACAGAGAACTGGTTGACTTACTCGTGAAGAAAGGAGCTAACCTGACACTCATGGACGATGCCCGTAACAACATCCTTTACTGGGCATGTTATGGAGGTCATTTAGCAATGGTGAAACATATTCTCTCAAAGGACATAGTGGACATCAATGGAAAAGGGACAGACGGGAGAACCCCATTGATGTGGGCAGCACGGGAAGGGAATAACGGGATGTTTCTGTTACTTGTAAGTAAAGGGGGTATTCCTTCACGAGTGGACGCAGATGGAAACAACACGCTTCATCTCGCATGTTGCGGTGGGAATGAGAAGATTGTGGACTACATCCTCTTACATGAGAATGTGGATATCAATGGTAGAGGAGAGTCTGGGAGGACTGCGTTGATGGTGGCAGCATGCAGAGGACATGGAGAGGTATTTGAACAACTTGTGGGAAAAATGGCTGATTTCACTGCAGCTGATGACGCTGGTAACAACGTCCTCCATTCGGCCTGTCTGGGTGGACATAAGGATAGTGTGAGCCGTGTCCTGGAACAAGACAAGGTAGACATGAACAGCCGCGGTCAGTGCGGTAGGACACCACTGATGATGGCAGCCAGGAATGGtgataaagaaatatttgaCTTACTTGTGGACGTAGGAGCTGATGCAACACTAGTGGATGATGACAGAAACACCATCCTTCATCTTGCCTCTGAGGGAGGGAATCTACATATGGTGGAGTACGTCCTCGAGAAGATGAATGTAGACATCAATGCCAAGAACAAGCGTAATGAAACAGCTGCCATGCGTGCGACAAGGGGGAGTGATGTGAGCAATCTGCTTGTGGAAAGTGGTGGCGTCATAGAGTGA